From Halanaerobium saccharolyticum subsp. saccharolyticum DSM 6643:
GAACCTTGAAAGAAGTTGGAAGTCAGTTTGGTGTAACTAGAGAAAGAATCAGACAAATCCAGGCTAAGGCTTTAAGAAAGCTCAGACATCCTACTAGAAGTAAAGAATTAAGAGGATATTTAAATAATTAAAGCATCTATTCTATTTGGGCACTTTATTTAAACTTATTATTTATATTTTAAATAAATTAACAAAAATTAAGGCTGATTCACTGCTATCACACAGTGTTTCAGCCTCTTTTTTTATATTAAATTTTATACTAATTTTATATTTTTAATTCAAAGACAAAAACAGTTTAACTTAAGAATCAAACTTTTTAACTACATAAGAGTTTATTACATCATATAAAAATTGAAGATTATCACTCTCTTTTTCAAAATTTTGCTGCAGCAGTGGAATATCAGTTTGAATCATGGTAAAAAGGCGGTATAAGTTTGGATCATCTTTTTCTAATTCTATTTTAAATTCTTTCTCTAAAATAGAAATAAATAGTTCGTAAATCTGATTGATCAATACTTTTGGAAAACGAACTCTATTTATTTTTTCTTTCTGTTCTGTTTTGTCTAGTTCTAAGTCATTAATAATGAATCTGAAAAGCTCTTTAACAATTGGCTTTTTGTTTTGCATCTCTTCACTTATGATTTCTAGATAATTAATTAAATAATCATTATTTAACTTTTTGCAGTTGCTTATTAGAATTTCATAAGTTTCACGCCAACTTTCTTCAAATACTTCTATATAAAGTTCCCATTTGTTTGGGTAATAGTTATATAATGTACCTACCGCTATTCCTACTTCAGATGCAATTTTACGCATACTAACATTTTGATATGAATTATCTCTAAATAATGCTAATGCAGTTTTAGATATTTCCTCATCTAAGTTTTCAATAATTTTAGGCATTCCTCTATTCTCCTTTACCAAAACTTTTTTTAGCTAATAATCTAGTTTTAGATAATAATCTAGTAAGTTAAGCACTTTCTTTATCATATTTTAATTGGCTTTTTTTTACCGTTTTTTTAGCTTCTGCTGTTTCCAGTTCTTTGATTTCTTGATAAACATAAATAAAAAGTACTGCTGTTAAAATTGAGGTTAATCCATCAGCTACTGGCTGTGCCATAAATAAGCCTCGCCTTCCAAAAGATTTAGAAAGTAATATGATTGCTGGAATAAAGAAAAAACCCTGCCTTGATAGAGATAAAATAGTTGCTGGAACTCCATGACCTAAAGCCTGAAATAAAGTATTAATTGTTATTGCAAATCCGAGCAGCGGTAAAACAAGAGCATAAAGTTTTAAACCTGCAGCAGCAATTTCTATAACTTCAGGGTCCTGACTGAAAATACTGATTACCTGCCCGTTAAAGAAAAAGAAAATAATAAATAACAAAATACCAAAAAGGGTTGTTCTCTTAATTGTCACTTTAATTGAATCCTTAAGTCTCTCAATTTTTTTGGCACCAAAATTAAAACCTGCAACCGGCTGAAATCCCTGAGTGAATCCTGCAATTACAAAAAAACCAAAAGAAAATACACGGTTAATAATTCCTACAGAAGCAACAACTGCAGCACCATAAACAGCAGCCATATTATTTAATACTGTCATTGCAACACTACTTAAAAGCTGTCTAATTAAAGTTGGAACTCCTATTTTCATTATTTCAGTATATATTGAAAGTGAAGGACTGAATTCTCTTATTTTAAAATCAAGCACACTTTTATCCGATTTATAAAAAGCAATTAAGATCAAGGTTGATACAGCCTGTGCAATAACTGTTGCTGTAGAAGCTCCTGCAATGCCCATCTTAAAAGTAAAAATCAAAATTGGATCTAAAATTATATTTAAAAGAGCTCCTGTACTTAAAGCAATCATACTCATTCTGGCACTACCTTCTGCTCGAACCATATTATTCATGTTCATATTACTCATTGTAAAAATCGAACCCAAAATAATAATAGCAGTGTAGTTTACTGCATATGGCATAATTACATCAGTTGCACCAAAGAGTCTGAGCAGTGGTTTTAAATAATATAAACCACCTGCTGCCATTATAATACCTAAAATAAAGGTTGTAATAATCGAAGTTGTAGAAACTCGATTAGCCATTGCTTTATTATCTTCTCCTAATAATCGAGAAATAAATGAGGCTGAACCAATACCAAAGCTTAAACCAATAGCTGATATTACCATAAATAAGGGGAAAGCAATTGTTACAGCTCCAATCGCTTCAGTTCCTATTCTTCCCACAAAAATTGTATCAACAATATTGTAAACTGCTGTGACTAACATTCCTATTATCGCAGGAATAGACATTTCTGTCAATAATTTAGGTATCGGTGTTTCAGCAAGTTTTCTTGTTTTTTCATCTTTGTACATTTTATTACCTCCAACTATGTTATATAAATTATATTAATCTAAGATATTATATGAATATCGTTCATAATATTATAAAAAAACTTTATGAATTATGTTCACTAAAATAAATTATAATGAATTATGTTCATAAAGTCAAGATTTTTATTTATTTTTAATGAATTCTTTTCCAAGTTTAGAATTAAAAAATATAAGATTAAAGCTTAAAAAGACTGCCGCACCAGTGATGATCAGATATTCAACTTCAAGCACTTTAATCATAAAGGAAGAAATCAGTAGTGCAGCTGGAACAATTATCTTAATTATACTCATTTTAACACTTAAAACTCGGCCCAGTATATTATGAGGTACTATTTTTTGAATAATTACATTTGCCGGCACATCTATCCAGGCCACTGAAATACCGCTAAGAAACATCAAAAAACTATAATAGATCAAAATTAAATTTTCACCGGGAGTATTTTGAAAAAGAATGATGGGCACTGCAAATGCTGTTACTCCAACTGCTGAAATCAGAGCAATATTTCTGATTAAAATATTGTAGCCTATTTGGTCCATTATTTTTTCAGTTAATAAAGCCCCGGTTATCATCCCAACTGGAAATGCTGCCTGAATTAAACCATATTTATCAGGATTAATTTTCCAGATTGTATTCATTAAATAAGGCAGCGGGACAATTAGAGTAAAGTTAAAAAAGAAATTTAAGGCGACAAAGATATAAACTAAGGATTTTAATTTTTTTGATCTAAAAATGTAATAAAATCCTTCTTTTAATCTAAAAATAAAAGTGCCTAAGTTTTTATTATCTTCTCTCCCCTTCTCTGACTGCCGATTATAATGATAGTCGATAAAATATTCTATCAGAGCAGAAATCAAAAAAGATAGGGCATTAATTAAGATAAAACCTTCCAAATTAATAAAACTATAAATTACTCCCCCCAGCAGTGGTCCTAAAATATGAGATAAAGATTCTATAACCCGAGCTTGAGAATTAATTTTCACCAGAGCAGATTCTCTAACCAGACTGGGCTTGGCTGATTCTAAAGCAATATCAAAAAATACTGTTAAACTTGTCATCACAAAGGTGCTGAAATAAAGAATATATAGATTAAAAGAAAAATTAGTTAGAGCCAGATAGATTAGAGAAAGAAATATGCCATTAATCAAATCGGAGCCAACAACTAGAATCTTTTTATTAAATCTGTCTGCTATTACACCAGCAATTGGATTAAATAAAACAACAGGAATGGTATATAAAGCTAAGTTGAGAGCAAATGAAAAAGCAGAAGAAGTGGTTCTTAATAAATAAAGACCAACTACAAAAGCATAAATGGCAGACCCAAATAAAGAAATTGTTTTACCAGATAAAAAGAGTATTAAATTTAAATCTTCTCTCTTATCACTTTTAATTTCTAGATTATTTTCGTCACTATTAGCTTGATATTTTAGCATTTTGTTTACCTCCTCTTTTTTCTAAGTTAATTATAAAATCTGGAGGTAACACAAGTGCAATAGCTTACAAAATTTTTTTTAGAAATAATTTATTTAAAACTGGAGTTAACTCTACTTTTTAGCGTGCAGTTGATAGGAATAAATTTGATCTCCAATTTGAGCAAACTCTTCGTATTTCCCTATTGAAGTATCTATTTTTTTAATTTCCGATTTATATTCATCTAAAAATTCAAATTTCATTTCTTTTAATTTTGATCTAATATTTGAATAGATAAAATAATCCCTGTAATTTCTGGCAACAATATTTTTTTCTCCAAATTTATGATAAATTATAAAAATTGCTGTCATCATAAAATGGTCCTTAAAATATTTCAGTAATAATTCCGGCAAAAATCCTTGATTATGAAAAGAATAATTCGAAATCCCTGAATAATCAATTAAATAATCAAGTGAATTTTCTTTAAGTGGTAAGTTAGGCAGTTCTGCTGTTAAGAAAATTATTTCCGGTCCAGCAGCTGATAATTCTAATAATGACTTAAGATATCTATTCAATTCTGGCTTATGTTCAACACAAATATAAATAGCATTTTCAGGAAGCTGATCATAGATATTTCTGATTAAAAGTCCATAACCAGAACCGGGTTCTAAAATGGTTTTGCTTTCTAAATTAGAATAATCAATTCTATTTTTCAACCACTCTAGACTCTGATATGATTGATCCATAAATTCAGAATCAGTTTCATTGATATAATCAGTTATATGATGAATTGAATCTGCTTCAAATATTTCTTCCTTATTTTCCGAATCATAGATTTCTTTTGTATATAATATTCCATCACGTATTAGAATCTTTTCTCCACAGCTGCAGTTAAGGCTCCCCTGGTGAATTCTGTTATTTTCAATTTCTTTTGCTGATAAAGTTAAATCAGAACCGCAAACTGGACAGGCAAAGAGATTGAGGGAATTTAAATTTAAACTGAGATCATTTTGTTTCTCATTATTTTCTTTTTTTAATCTTTTTAGATGAGTATTTAGTGCTTTTTTTGCATCTTTTAAATTAATAATTCTATTTTCTATCTTTTTAATTTTTTCCTGATAGAGATTTTGATAATAGCTGTTTTTTTGATAGTTGCTCAACCTACCTATTCGCTTAAAACTTAAAATTTCTTTAATCTCATCTAAAGAAAACTCCATCTCCTTTAATTTTAGTATTTCAGCCATATCATTTTGATCTTCCAGATCGAATTCATAATGGCCACCTACTTTCTGAGGATTAATCAAGTTTAATTTCATATAATAGCGAATAGTATCATAACTTAAATCAAAGTTATTTGAAAATTCTTTAATTTTCATTTAAACTCATCCCTTTTATAAAATATTAAATTATAGCTCAGTCAGAATAATAATTCGGAAATATAATAACTCCAGAAAATTAATTAAGCTGCTGTAGATTATTACAGCAGCTTAAATTGTCATTGAAAATATAAAGTTGATTTATTTTTTAGCTAATGATCCCATTGGATCCCATGGTTTTAAGACAACAGGATCTTTTTGATATGATTTTAGATCAGCTTCAGATAAATATTTTTTATTAATAACTACTTCATAGTTGAATTCTTTAAACCAGTCATTACTCATAATGAAAAATCCATCTTCACCAACTTTTTCTCCCCAGCTGTTTTGAACTTTCCAGCGTTCAGCCTGATTCTGATCATTAATATTTACACCTGTAAAGACCATCGCATGAGTTAAAATACTTTCTCCATACTGCAGTCGCTGACCCTTATCTAATGAAAATTTAGTGTCTAAAAGATCTTGATAATTAAATAACTCTGTATCCATTATTCCTAAATCTCTATCAGACCACTGACCAACATCACAGCCAAACCAGACTGGTTCACCATCTTTTAATTGGGCTGTACTGTAATCAATTAGTTTTTCAATCGGCAGGTTTAAATAATGAATCTGCTGTCCCTCTTTTACGTTACCCAAAAATTCTACTGTATAAGTTTGATCAAAGGGCTTATCATTTGTGGGAGCGTTAATAATACTCACATAGTCAGTCATCTTAACTTTAGAATACTTATTATAAAACTCTAACGGACTTAATCCACTATCACGATAAAATTTCCCATCTTTATCTTTATACTCAAAATCAAACTCCTGTGGAGGCTCACCTAAAAAGTAAGCAAGTATAGAATATATTTCAGCCAGCATAGATTCTTTTTCTTCTCTTAAACTTTCCTTATCTGCCCCTAGTTTAAAATCTTTTCTTAAACTTTTGGCCAGATCTCTTAATTTCAAACTTAAAATTTTATTCATGTACCGAGAATTACTGCTGTGATAACTTTCTGGCATTGTATATTTAGGTATGATTCCATATTTTTCGATTAATGCTGTAAACATATCCCACTGACCACCATCATTTGTTGGTTCATTTAAAAGCCACATTACTCGGCGGCTGTCAAGTTCAAGATCTACTGTTGAAATAATATTTTCTAGAAAATAATTTGCTTTTTCAAGTTTATCCCAAAACATTGTGTAGGCTTCTGATAATTCAAAATCATGGTCCTTGATATTTAAATCCTTGGAAATACTATAACGGATATTGTTTAAAGCCGCAAACATCCAGCAGCGACCACTTTTTTCCTGATTAGTTACCTTACCAACATCAATTTCTTCCGAAAAATCATAATGCATTTTTTTAACAGATTCATTATTAAGAGCAGTGTCGTTAATCCCATTTTTAATTACAGCATTGGCAATAATTTCACTGTTTTCTCTCTTGTTAAAATAAGTCGAAAAATCTTCTAAATTTTTCTGATCAATTCTCTGTCTATTCATTTTAATGCCTCCATATATTTAATTATTAATAAAAACACTTAAAATTTCCATTAAATTATGCTCGGTTATATATAATTCGTCAAAAGCTAAGTTGTCTGCCAATTTTTCTAATTTATGTATCTCACAATCAAATTTTTCTTCTAAAAATTCGAGATTTTTATTTTGAGCATAGTTATTATATATTAAGCATTCTTTTTGATGCCAGGAGAATTTAATTTTATCTATTAAAAGTAGTGCACTATTTAAACTTTTATTTATTAATTCGTTATCTGTTGAAATATAACTTTTGAATTTTCTATTTTGACCAATGAAATCTAATATCTTTTCAGTTTCATTAAATAGGTCTTTTTTATTTTCAGGATATTTACCAGGCTCAACTTCAGTAATAGTAATTGCCAACCTTATTTTCAATGGTAATAAAACTGCTCTTAACTCTCTTAAAAAATCAATGAGATTTAAATTTTCATTAAATATTCCCTGAATTTCATCTCCCTTAACTATTTCAAATTTACTTATTACAGCCTCAGGATAATTTATTCTATCAACTTTTTCTGCAAAGACTTCTCTAAAATTATCAACCTTCTTGGACTTAATAATATCCCCTTTGATTGTTATGTATTTATTCATCAAATTCACCTCTGAAATATACTTTTTATCTAATTGTACATTTTTCTTCATTTTTCAATGACTTATATGCCGGACGAATTATCTTATGGTCACTAACTAACTGCTCAATTCGATGAGCACACCAACTGGCAACTCTAGCTGTAGCAAATAAAGGAGTAAATAATTCTTCTGGAATATTTAATAATTGGTAGACAAAACCAGAATAAAGATCTACATTTGCACATATTTCACAATCTTCTCCCCGTTCTTCTTTAAATATTTCTTTGGTTAAACTTTCAATATTATCATAGAGTTCAAATTCCTGCAGTCTGCCTTTGGCTGCAGCTAATTCTTTTGATTTTCTTTTCAAAATCACAGCTCTGGGATCACTTTTTGTATAAACAGCATGACCCATCCCATAAATCAGACCTTTTTGATCAAAAACTTCGCCTTTTAAGATTTTTTTCAAATATTTTTTTAACTCTTTTTTATCTGAATAATTATCAAGATTATCTTTAATGTTATCTACCATGGCTTTCACTCTTAGATTAGCACCACCATGTTTGGGTCCTTTAAGACTCCCCACAGCTGCGCCAACAGCAGAATATGTATCAGTACCACTTGAAGAAACAACATGGGTTGTAAAAGCAGAGTTATTACCTCCACCATGTTCAGCATGTAAAATTAACAATAAATCCAGTGTATCTTTTTCAAGCTGAGTATATTCATTATTAGCTCTAATCATATGTAAGATATTAGCAGCTGTCCCCAGTTCGTTTTTCGGATTATGTAGATATAAACTCTGATCATCAAAGTAATGTGCTTTAGCCTGAAAACCATAAGATATAATTGTTGGAAATCTGGCAATTAACTTTAAACTTTGAATTAAAATTCTATCAATATCAAGACAATCAGGCTTTTCATCATAAGAATAAAGAACAAGTATTGCTCGCTGAAGTTTGTTCATTACGTCTCTACTAGGACTTTTCAAAATTGTATTTTCAGTAAAATGTGTCGGTAATTTTCTAAAACCATCTAAAATCGCATTAAATTTCTTCAATTCTTCCTCATCAGGCATTTCCCCAAATAATAATAGATAAACTATACTCTCAAAACCAAACTCTCCTGTATTTTTTACTAACTCCTCGATTTCTATATCTCTGTAGAATAGTTTCCCCTCAATGGAAGTCTTAACCCCATCACAATAAGTATAGCCGTGAACTGAACCAATTTTAGTAAAGCCAACAACTACTCCAGTCCCATCTGAATTTCTAAGCCCCTGCTTAATATCATATTGTTTATAATATTTTTTACCAATTTTGTTAACCTCTTCTACTCTAACTGCTCTCTCCTCAAGCCAATCTTCTTTTAAATCTCTGATTAACCAATCTTTAGTATCCACTTTCTCACTCCTCAATTTAATCTATAGTAGTAATTAGTTTTAAAACTGTATCTCTACCATTTAAAAAATCTTCAAATCCTGTTTCTACAGTAATATCTGGATAAAGAGCATCGGGGTCAATATTTTCGAGTAATTTAAAATATTTAGTGGAATAACTAACTTTTAGATCAGTATTAGGAAGATTAAAAGCCCTTACTTCTCCAAAATGATTAGGTTTTCCCATAGTAGCTGTACCAATTAAATAAGCATCAAGTTGATTCTTAAAATCAAGAGCATTGATTATTGCTGATGAAAATGTATTAGGGCCAATAATAACATAAGTATCAAATTGATCTTTGTATTTATTTAATTCAGCTGCAAATTGAGTCCCCTGCCTTGAGTCTCCTCCAGAATTATGTCTTAAGTCAATTACAAATTTTTCAATTTCTTTATTTTCAATAGAATGAAAGATTTTATTTTTTTGCTCAGAAAAAGATGGTAATTCTGGCTTAGGCCGCTTATGTTTTTTTGCCAACTCTCTGCTCCAGCAGCTATTATATTGGAAATATAATATTTTTTCTGTTTCTAGATACTTAGACCAAAATAATTTATTTGAATTTGAAAGGGCAATATTATTTTGATAATCTAGATAAATTAAATCATCAGCATTTTTATAAATATTTTCAATATTTTTTGCTGCAAATGAAATTTTAAGCTGACTATCACCTTCATTAAAAATAAACTCATTTTTTTGATCAATAATCTCTAAATAACTTAAAACTTCTTTTAAATTTAGAAATGAAGTGAGTTTATATTCTAACGCATATTGATTATCAGCTGTGATTAGTGAAGAAAATTTATTTTTTAAATCTGATGGACTATAACCGTTAATTGAAATTAATTTTGCCCCTAAAATCTCCTTATATTTTTTATCTACTGCTCTAACTCGATAGCCATCAGCAAACTTTTTAAAATAAACTGGATAATATTTTTTAAAAAACCGAGTATTATCAACAGCAGTATGACTATCTCCAATTTTAGTAAACAGTTCTGCCAATCTTAAACTAATGTCAAGATTAGAAAGTTTTGGTAAATCAGCTTTGATTTTTTCTAATTCACTTTTAAATTCTTCTTTTTTAAGCTTGAAAAATAAATTTTTATGACGGGCAGGCAGCTCTTTTTCTAAATAATTGAGATCCTGCAGCCATTCTTCTTTTGTAAATTCTACTGCAGATACTAAACTGCTGCAAATTATTAAAATCATTAGAAATACCAAAACTATCTTTTTCATAAAAGGAGCCTCCAGAATTCAGCTAAAAGTTAAATATCATTTTCTACTCTGATAACACTTTTTATTTCAATTACATCATCCAGCTCTTTAATTTCATTTAATGATTTTTCCAAATCTTTTTCCTTAACATGATGAGTAATAAAAACTAAAGGTACAACCGGATTATCTTTTTGTTTCTGAAGAACTGAAGCCAAACTAACATTATTGTCACCAAAAATTTTAGCAATATGAGCCATAACTCCAGGTTTATCCTCAACTTCAAGACGCAGATAAAAACTATTTTCTATTTCATCAATCTTCGTTACATTACTTTCTAAAAATGAATCCATTCTCTGAACTTCGCGCTGATTATAATTAATATCTTTTGCAACCTGAATAATATCAGCAGTTACAGCACTTCCTGTAGGCATCTGGCCTGCGCCTCTAGCTGTAGACATTACCTGACCAACTGCATCACCATGGAGATAAACACAGTTATATGTACCATTAATCATAGCAATCGGATGATCTTCAGGGATAAAAGCTGGATGAACCCTGATATCTACACCATCATTTCCATTTTTAGCAATTGCTAAAAGTTTAATTACATATCCCATTTCGTGTGCCAGCTCTAAATCAGTACTTTTAATCTCTCTAATACCCTCAACATAAACATCTCTCACATCTACAAATCTTTCAAAAGCAAGCGAAGATAAAATAGTTATTTTATAAGCTGCATCATGACCATCTATATCTGAACTGGGATCTGCTTCTGCAAAACCAAGATCTTGAGCATTTTTTAATGATTCATCAAAGTCTTTTTTGTTTTTACTCATATCTGTTAAAATATAATTTGTGGTTCCATTTAAAATACCATAAATTTTTTCTATTCTATTAGCAGCGAGGGAATTCTGAAGCGGTCTTATAATTGGAAGTCCTCCCGCCACACTTCCTTCGTAACAAACCTGTGCATCATTTTCATCAGCTTTTCTAAATATTCTTTTCCCATATTTTGCAATTACAAGTTTATTAGCTGTTACAATGCTTTTACCATTTTCTATTGACCGCATAATATAATCATATGCTGGCTGTTCACCACCAATTAATTCTACAACAATATCAATCTCTGGATTATTAATAATGTCTTCAGCATTGTCAGTTAATAAATTTTTATCAATTTCAATATCTCTTTCTTTATCAAGGTTGTTAACCAATATTTTTATAATTTTAACCTCAGTTCCAACCTTATTTTTAATATTTTCAGCATTTTTTTCTAAAATCTTCACTACTCCACTACCAACTGTTCCTAATCCTAAAATACCTAATTTAAGCAATTTTATACCCTCCTATGATCTTATATCTCTTTCTACTATATTCTCTATTATTAAACATTATATCAAGGAGTTATTAAATTGTCGACCTTTCGAGAAAAATTATAGTTAAAATTGATATAATGTAGTCAAAGATACAATTATCGAAAATAATAATCATTACTGTTGACAAAAATATTAAGTTGTGCTATATTAAGTTTAGCACAATATAATTGACAAATAATAAGGAGGAAATTCAAATGAAAAAAGTTTTATTTAATTCCAAGATGATGGTTTCTTTAGTGATGGTTTTGGCATTAATTTTTTCTCTTAATCTAATGGTTTTAGCTGATGGACATGGTGGGGGACCTGATGTAATAGATGTAGCTTTAGAAGCAGATGATTTTAATACTTTAGCAACTGCACTTACTGAAGCTGAATTAATATCAACTCTTAAAGGGGACGGACCATTTACAGTTTTTGCACCAACAGATGCAGCTTTTGCAGCACTACCAGAAGGAGTTTTAGATGGCTTATTAGCTGATAAAGAACAGCTAACAGATGTTCTTTTATACCATGTAGTATCCGGCAAAGTAATGGCAGAAGATGTTTTAGAAATGGATGGAGCAATGGTAGAAACAGTACTTGGAGAAGACATTGAAATTTCAATTAAAGATGGTATGGTTTATATAAATGATGCTCAGGTTACAACAACAGATATTGAAGCAAGCAATGGTGTTATTCATGTTATCGATACTGTTTTAGTACCTTAAACAATTTCAGATAAATTATTTAAGCTATTAAATCATAAAACTCTTCTCGTAATTGAGAAGAGTTTTTTTATGATAATTTTTATTTTTTACTATCAAATTAAAAGTTGAAAAATTCCAGAAAGGTTCGAATTACACTGGCTCCACCAACAGCTGTCCCAATCACACTTCCTAAATTAGCTAAAATAACAATTAAGAGTATATGTGTTACCTTATTCGTATAAATTTCTTTAATACTTATACCTTGAGAAAGTTTCTGAAAATCTTTAACCTGCGGTTTTTTCAGATAAGCTTCTGCTAATCCAGCAAACCAACCAGCTGCCAGCGCTGGATTTAAAGAACTTAAAGGTGCCACTACAAAAGCAGTTAATATAGTTAAAATATGGCCCCTACCCAAAAGTACACCTAAAGCTGATAAAGATCCATTCCAGATAATCCAGGCCTTAGTAACTTCAATTCCTGTACTAATATTATTAATAAAACTTGAAATTATTATAACTAAAATTACTGCTGGGATTCCCCAGGAAAATATTTTCCCCCATTTAGGTTTTTTCGGTAATTCCGTTATTTTTGACAAATTTTGTTCTTTGTAAATTTCCTTTTTAACTCCTGGTACATGTGCTGCACCTAAAACTGCAACAATTTTATCGCCCGAGGCATTTTTTATCTTATTTGCTAAAAATTGATCTCTTTCATCAAGTAAATGTTTTTTAATACCAGGAAATGATTTTCCCATTTCTTCCAACATCATATTTAAAGCATCACCATTTTTTAATTCATCAAGTTCTTCTTCAGTTATTTCTTCGTCTACAAATAGCATAGAAATTATTTGAACAATCAATTTTAACTTTTCCCAAAGCCCTAAACCTCGCCAGACCCTTTTAAAAGTAATTTGAATATTTCTATCAGCAAGTACCAATTCTGCCCCAATTTCCTTGGCAGATTCAATACCCTGTCTCATTTCTTCACCAGCACTAATACCTAATTTTTCAGCCATTCGACTCTGAAAAGAACTAATAATTAAATTAACAAGTAATAACAAAGATTTTTTTTGTTTTATCACCTGAAAAATATTCATTTCACTCCATTTATCTTCATCGTTAATCGAACTGTATCTTTCTGCA
This genomic window contains:
- a CDS encoding S41 family peptidase, which encodes MKKIVLVFLMILIICSSLVSAVEFTKEEWLQDLNYLEKELPARHKNLFFKLKKEEFKSELEKIKADLPKLSNLDISLRLAELFTKIGDSHTAVDNTRFFKKYYPVYFKKFADGYRVRAVDKKYKEILGAKLISINGYSPSDLKNKFSSLITADNQYALEYKLTSFLNLKEVLSYLEIIDQKNEFIFNEGDSQLKISFAAKNIENIYKNADDLIYLDYQNNIALSNSNKLFWSKYLETEKILYFQYNSCWSRELAKKHKRPKPELPSFSEQKNKIFHSIENKEIEKFVIDLRHNSGGDSRQGTQFAAELNKYKDQFDTYVIIGPNTFSSAIINALDFKNQLDAYLIGTATMGKPNHFGEVRAFNLPNTDLKVSYSTKYFKLLENIDPDALYPDITVETGFEDFLNGRDTVLKLITTID
- a CDS encoding homoserine dehydrogenase, with amino-acid sequence MLKLGILGLGTVGSGVVKILEKNAENIKNKVGTEVKIIKILVNNLDKERDIEIDKNLLTDNAEDIINNPEIDIVVELIGGEQPAYDYIMRSIENGKSIVTANKLVIAKYGKRIFRKADENDAQVCYEGSVAGGLPIIRPLQNSLAANRIEKIYGILNGTTNYILTDMSKNKKDFDESLKNAQDLGFAEADPSSDIDGHDAAYKITILSSLAFERFVDVRDVYVEGIREIKSTDLELAHEMGYVIKLLAIAKNGNDGVDIRVHPAFIPEDHPIAMINGTYNCVYLHGDAVGQVMSTARGAGQMPTGSAVTADIIQVAKDINYNQREVQRMDSFLESNVTKIDEIENSFYLRLEVEDKPGVMAHIAKIFGDNNVSLASVLQKQKDNPVVPLVFITHHVKEKDLEKSLNEIKELDDVIEIKSVIRVENDI
- a CDS encoding fasciclin domain-containing protein, whose amino-acid sequence is MKKVLFNSKMMVSLVMVLALIFSLNLMVLADGHGGGPDVIDVALEADDFNTLATALTEAELISTLKGDGPFTVFAPTDAAFAALPEGVLDGLLADKEQLTDVLLYHVVSGKVMAEDVLEMDGAMVETVLGEDIEISIKDGMVYINDAQVTTTDIEASNGVIHVIDTVLVP
- a CDS encoding TraB/GumN family protein, giving the protein MDEDNIQRLEYAGKEIILIPTAHISKKSAEQVKEVIETEQPDSVCVELDAERYSSINDEDKWSEMNIFQVIKQKKSLLLLVNLIISSFQSRMAEKLGISAGEEMRQGIESAKEIGAELVLADRNIQITFKRVWRGLGLWEKLKLIVQIISMLFVDEEITEEELDELKNGDALNMMLEEMGKSFPGIKKHLLDERDQFLANKIKNASGDKIVAVLGAAHVPGVKKEIYKEQNLSKITELPKKPKWGKIFSWGIPAVILVIIISSFINNISTGIEVTKAWIIWNGSLSALGVLLGRGHILTILTAFVVAPLSSLNPALAAGWFAGLAEAYLKKPQVKDFQKLSQGISIKEIYTNKVTHILLIVILANLGSVIGTAVGGASVIRTFLEFFNF